In Acaryochloris thomasi RCC1774, a genomic segment contains:
- a CDS encoding aminopeptidase P N-terminal domain-containing protein, with product MQAEYRQRRQQLMAKLGSSTAIFRSAPMAVMHSDVEYNFRQDSDFFYLTGFNESNAVAVLAPHHEEHQFVLFVQPKDPEKETWTGYRTGVDAAKAEYGADEVYPIAELNEHLPQYLAQADRIYYHLGRDRNFNQTILNHWQRLLSKYPKEGVGPVAIEDPITILPPLRVVKSDQELATLRKAIEISVEAHNLARDMAQPGRYEYEIQAEMERLFRLKGGVGPAYPSIVASGFNACILHYTENNRQLQDDDLLLIDAGCSYDYYNADITRTFPVNGRFTPEQKILYELVLEAQIQAINQVQPGNPINAYHDAAVRVLTEGLVDLGLLVGDVDKLIEEETYKPFYMHRTGHWLGLDVHDAGPYKQDKENWLPFQPGQVITVEPGLYIGLDIQLAEDQPEVPERWRGIGIRIEDDVLVTAAGHDVLTKAVPKAVETLEQA from the coding sequence ATGCAAGCAGAATATCGTCAGCGCCGTCAGCAGTTGATGGCCAAACTCGGCTCTAGTACCGCTATCTTTCGCAGCGCGCCCATGGCCGTTATGCACAGCGATGTTGAGTACAATTTCCGCCAAGATAGCGATTTCTTCTACCTAACGGGGTTCAATGAATCCAATGCGGTGGCGGTCCTCGCTCCCCATCATGAAGAGCATCAATTCGTGCTGTTCGTGCAGCCAAAGGATCCTGAGAAAGAAACCTGGACAGGCTATCGTACGGGGGTGGATGCGGCAAAGGCTGAGTATGGTGCTGATGAGGTTTATCCGATTGCCGAGCTAAATGAGCACTTGCCCCAATATTTGGCGCAGGCCGACCGCATCTACTATCATTTGGGACGCGATCGCAACTTTAATCAAACCATCCTCAATCACTGGCAGCGCTTGCTTTCGAAATATCCCAAAGAAGGCGTTGGCCCCGTTGCCATCGAAGATCCGATCACCATTCTGCCGCCCCTGCGTGTTGTCAAAAGCGATCAGGAACTTGCCACCCTTCGTAAAGCCATTGAAATTTCTGTAGAGGCGCATAATCTAGCCCGAGACATGGCTCAGCCCGGTCGTTACGAATATGAGATCCAAGCCGAAATGGAGCGTCTCTTTCGCCTCAAAGGAGGCGTCGGTCCCGCCTATCCTTCCATTGTCGCTTCGGGCTTTAATGCCTGCATTCTTCACTACACCGAAAACAATCGACAGCTCCAGGACGACGACCTGCTACTCATTGACGCCGGATGCAGTTACGACTACTACAACGCCGACATCACTCGTACCTTCCCCGTGAACGGACGCTTCACTCCTGAACAAAAAATTCTGTATGAATTAGTTTTAGAAGCCCAAATCCAGGCCATCAATCAGGTTCAACCTGGGAATCCGATTAATGCCTACCATGATGCTGCCGTCCGCGTCCTGACAGAAGGCTTAGTGGACTTGGGACTGCTGGTGGGTGACGTTGATAAACTGATCGAAGAAGAAACCTATAAGCCTTTCTATATGCACCGTACGGGACATTGGTTAGGTCTAGATGTCCATGATGCGGGTCCCTATAAGCAAGATAAAGAAAACTGGTTGCCCTTCCAGCCCGGTCAGGTGATTACTGTAGAGCCGGGTCTCTACATTGGTCTTGATATTCAATTAGCCGAAGATCAGCCAGAAGTACCAGAGCGTTGGCGCGGTATTGGCATTCGAATCGAAGATGATGTCCTCGTCACTGCAGCCGGACATGACGTACTGACTAAAGCTGTTCCAAAAGCGGTGGAAACGCTGGAACAGGCCTAA
- the guaA gene encoding glutamine-hydrolyzing GMP synthase, producing MISVPSQTQPSLTDLEENSGPHGNSNVDRQMIAILDFGSQYSELIARRIRETQVYSEVLSYRTTAEQLKQLNPKGIILSGGPNSVYADHAPVCDPKIWDLGLPVLGVCYGMQLMVQQLGGRVEPSKTAEYGKASLVIDDPTDLLTNVESGATMWMSHGDSVTQLPDDFVVLAHTTNTPCAAIANHQHRLYGVQFHPEVVHSEGGQALIRNFVYHSCECEPTWTTDAFVEEAIREVKARVGDKRVLLALSGGVDSSTLAFLLHKAIGDRLTCMFIDQGFMRKGEPERLVKLFQEQFHISVVHVQARERFLAQLDGVMDPEVKRKRIGHEFIQVFEEESRRLGPFDYLAQGTLYPDVIESADTNVDPATGERVAVKIKSHHNVGGLPKDLRFKLVEPLRKLFKDEVRKVGRSLGLPEEIVNRHPFPGPGLAIRIIGEVTAERLNILRDADWVVRQEINRSGYYHDFWQAFAVLLPIRSVGVMGDQRTYAHPVVLRFISSEDGMTADWSRAPYELLETISNRIVNEVKGVNRVVYDITSKPPGTIEWE from the coding sequence ATGATATCAGTGCCTTCTCAAACGCAACCCTCACTCACAGATCTAGAAGAAAACTCAGGACCCCACGGTAATAGCAATGTAGATCGTCAAATGATTGCCATCCTTGATTTTGGCTCTCAGTATTCTGAGCTGATTGCTCGCCGTATCCGTGAGACTCAAGTTTATTCTGAGGTGCTTTCCTACCGCACGACGGCAGAGCAGCTTAAGCAGCTTAACCCAAAGGGCATTATTCTATCTGGCGGTCCCAATTCGGTTTATGCAGATCACGCCCCAGTTTGCGATCCAAAGATTTGGGATCTGGGACTTCCCGTTTTAGGGGTCTGCTACGGTATGCAACTGATGGTTCAGCAGCTTGGTGGACGGGTAGAGCCATCGAAAACGGCTGAATACGGTAAAGCCTCTCTTGTCATTGATGATCCAACCGACTTGCTGACCAATGTTGAGTCGGGAGCAACGATGTGGATGAGTCACGGGGATTCAGTTACACAACTACCTGATGATTTTGTAGTGTTGGCTCATACGACCAACACGCCCTGTGCTGCGATCGCAAATCATCAACACAGACTATACGGGGTTCAGTTCCACCCTGAGGTCGTCCACTCTGAAGGCGGACAGGCACTCATCCGAAACTTTGTTTATCACAGTTGTGAATGTGAGCCCACCTGGACGACGGATGCCTTCGTCGAAGAAGCAATCCGGGAAGTGAAAGCTAGAGTGGGTGATAAGCGAGTTTTGCTAGCGCTTTCGGGCGGCGTTGATTCATCAACGCTGGCTTTTCTGTTGCACAAAGCTATTGGCGATCGGTTGACCTGCATGTTTATCGATCAAGGGTTCATGCGTAAGGGCGAACCCGAACGATTGGTAAAGCTGTTTCAAGAACAGTTCCATATTTCTGTTGTTCACGTGCAAGCCCGCGAGCGCTTTTTGGCTCAGCTTGACGGGGTAATGGACCCCGAAGTTAAACGTAAGCGAATCGGTCACGAATTCATTCAAGTCTTTGAAGAAGAATCAAGACGCTTGGGACCGTTTGATTATCTGGCACAGGGAACGCTTTATCCAGACGTTATTGAATCCGCCGACACCAACGTTGACCCGGCGACAGGTGAGCGAGTGGCCGTTAAGATCAAAAGCCACCACAACGTGGGTGGCTTGCCCAAAGACCTCAGATTTAAGCTTGTTGAGCCGCTACGGAAGCTCTTTAAAGACGAAGTTCGTAAAGTAGGTCGTTCGTTAGGACTGCCTGAAGAAATTGTCAATCGGCATCCTTTCCCAGGACCAGGGCTAGCCATCCGAATTATTGGCGAAGTTACAGCAGAGCGCCTCAATATCCTGCGAGATGCTGACTGGGTTGTGCGCCAAGAGATCAACCGCTCTGGCTACTACCACGATTTTTGGCAAGCCTTTGCGGTATTACTGCCCATTCGCAGCGTTGGTGTCATGGGAGACCAGCGAACCTACGCTCACCCCGTTGTACTACGGTTTATTTCCAGTGAAGATGGAATGACAGCGGACTGGTCACGCGCACCCTATGAGCTGCTGGAAACCATCTCCAATCGGATCGTTAATGAGGTGAAGGGCGTCAACCGCGTTGTCTATGACATTACCTCTAAGCCACCGGGGACCATTGAGTGGGAGTAA
- the lspA gene encoding signal peptidase II — protein sequence MNFRNFLFWLAALTSLVLDRLTKVWVVQTFELTVPADTWPLWRNVFHFTYVINTGAAFSLFQGVDWLRWLSLLVCLVLVGVGLLNSRLLVWEQAGYGFLLGGAAGNGIDRWVTGHVVDFLDFRLIQFPVFNVADIAINLGLACLLFSAWRHGGSHRKDNAPSP from the coding sequence ATGAATTTTAGGAATTTTCTATTTTGGTTGGCCGCGCTCACGAGTTTGGTGCTAGATCGGCTGACAAAAGTCTGGGTTGTGCAAACGTTTGAGCTGACCGTTCCCGCTGATACTTGGCCCCTCTGGCGCAATGTCTTTCATTTCACCTACGTCATCAATACCGGCGCTGCCTTTAGTTTATTTCAGGGCGTAGATTGGCTGCGCTGGCTATCTTTGCTGGTGTGTCTTGTACTGGTGGGGGTCGGTTTACTTAATTCTCGGCTTTTAGTCTGGGAGCAGGCTGGCTATGGTTTTTTATTGGGCGGAGCTGCAGGCAATGGTATTGATCGCTGGGTGACCGGCCATGTGGTGGATTTCCTTGATTTTCGGTTGATTCAGTTCCCCGTCTTCAACGTGGCTGACATTGCGATAAATTTAGGGCTCGCCTGCCTCTTGTTTTCGGCATGGCGGCATGGCGGATCTCATCGCAAAGACAATGCTCCCTCCCCTTAA
- a CDS encoding biotin transporter BioY, which produces MPSKFPKSQVLSPLDELLWAIIGLLLTVSGVFIEVSLSIPTGWPLAWGEMQAYSLGSTLQVGAVLLIGCVGGKNAAALSQIAYLALGLSGAQVFAQGGGLGYWQEPTFGYLLGFLPAAWLCGYIAFRQPRRFDAIVLSCLVGLLVIHLLGLVYLTGLSLFGSLPEGWWSAVLQYSFTPFPGQLLMICAVSLIAFIFRRLLFY; this is translated from the coding sequence TTGCCCAGCAAATTCCCTAAATCACAGGTGCTTTCCCCTCTTGATGAACTGCTGTGGGCCATAATCGGCTTGCTGCTGACTGTAAGTGGTGTCTTCATTGAAGTCTCTTTATCCATCCCTACCGGTTGGCCTTTGGCCTGGGGGGAGATGCAAGCATACTCCCTGGGTTCAACCCTGCAGGTGGGCGCTGTCTTGCTGATTGGCTGCGTCGGCGGCAAAAACGCAGCTGCTCTCTCTCAAATTGCCTATCTAGCGCTTGGCTTGAGTGGTGCTCAGGTGTTTGCCCAGGGTGGGGGCTTAGGCTACTGGCAAGAACCGACGTTTGGCTATTTGTTGGGCTTCTTGCCTGCGGCTTGGCTGTGCGGGTATATTGCCTTTCGGCAACCTCGACGGTTTGATGCCATCGTATTGAGCTGCTTGGTTGGGCTGTTGGTGATTCACCTATTGGGATTAGTTTATCTAACGGGCTTATCCCTATTCGGTTCCTTGCCTGAAGGTTGGTGGTCTGCTGTTCTCCAGTATTCTTTCACGCCTTTTCCAGGACAGCTTTTGATGATCTGCGCTGTGTCGCTGATCGCCTTTATCTTTCGCCGCCTGTTGTTTTACTAA
- the bioB gene encoding biotin synthase BioB, translating to MTSLAERVIDGEPLDRATALELTQIEGQDNILALCAAANQVRQACCGNTVDLCSIVNVKSGSCSENCSFCAQSAHHPGEASPIYGLQSKEDILEQAKAAESAGARRFCLVSQGRGPKYAGASSTEFEQILDTVRTIISETDIKPCCALGEVTADQAQSLREAGVTRYNHNLESSEAFFPQVATTHRWQDRVETIKTLKAAGIQACTGGIMGLGESWEDRVDLALALRELEVESVPLNLLNPRSGTPLGDNQRLDPYDALKAIAIFRLLLPQQILRYAGGRESVMGELQALGLQAGINAMLVGHYLTTLGQPPEQDHALLSQLGLEGGEAPIPGTYSVAQQIP from the coding sequence CTGACGTCTCTAGCGGAGCGAGTCATCGACGGAGAGCCTCTTGATCGGGCGACCGCCCTTGAGTTGACGCAAATTGAAGGTCAAGACAACATCTTGGCGCTGTGCGCAGCCGCCAATCAAGTGCGTCAAGCCTGTTGTGGCAACACCGTCGACCTCTGCAGCATTGTTAACGTTAAATCAGGAAGTTGCTCAGAGAACTGCTCCTTTTGCGCTCAATCAGCTCATCATCCCGGCGAGGCATCGCCGATCTACGGGCTGCAGTCAAAGGAAGATATCCTAGAGCAGGCTAAGGCTGCTGAATCTGCGGGTGCCCGTCGCTTTTGTTTGGTTAGCCAAGGCCGTGGTCCCAAATATGCTGGCGCTAGCTCCACTGAATTTGAGCAGATCCTAGACACCGTGCGCACGATTATCTCCGAGACCGACATTAAGCCTTGTTGTGCCCTGGGAGAAGTGACAGCCGACCAGGCACAGTCTCTGCGAGAGGCTGGTGTGACTCGATACAATCACAATCTAGAGAGTTCTGAAGCATTCTTCCCTCAGGTGGCTACTACCCACCGCTGGCAGGATCGCGTTGAGACGATCAAAACCCTCAAAGCTGCTGGGATTCAGGCCTGTACCGGCGGCATAATGGGGCTTGGTGAATCCTGGGAAGACCGCGTTGATCTGGCGCTAGCCCTTAGAGAGCTTGAGGTTGAGTCGGTTCCCTTAAACTTGCTCAACCCACGCAGTGGGACACCCTTGGGCGACAATCAAAGATTAGACCCCTATGACGCCTTGAAAGCGATCGCAATTTTTCGACTGCTGTTACCTCAGCAAATTCTGCGGTATGCTGGCGGCCGAGAATCTGTGATGGGTGAGCTACAGGCACTAGGTCTGCAGGCCGGAATTAACGCCATGTTGGTGGGGCACTATCTCACAACCCTGGGGCAGCCGCCTGAGCAGGATCATGCCTTGTTAAGTCAGTTAGGTCTCGAAGGTGGCGAAGCTCCTATTCCAGGTACCTACTCCGTTGCCCAGCAAATTCCCTAA
- a CDS encoding chlorophyll a/b binding light-harvesting protein has translation MTTSNAEIGWINGNARVEDLSGKFLAAHIGQIALMAFWAGAFTLFELSRYNPDIPLYEQGLICIPQLARLGWGVGSGGVIVDTYPYFIIGVIHLVGCAVYAAGALYHSVKGAAVLSDADVERAQKFHFEWDDTKKSGFILGHHLIFIGVACLLFVGWAATYGIYDPTIGEVRTVGPSLNIVRILKYGWAVPGFNPFLVDNLDDVMSGHLFVAILEIAGGIFHIVVPPFGFAKRIYVQNGEGLLSYALAGLAVMGFNAAYFTAVNDVAFPVELYGPVLEAKLSVTPYFADTLEFVGGHTARFWVCNFHFFLAFMMLQGHLWHALRASGFDFNRVPQALSSITAE, from the coding sequence ATGACCACTTCCAATGCCGAAATCGGCTGGATTAATGGCAATGCCCGTGTAGAAGATTTAAGCGGCAAGTTTCTTGCTGCGCACATCGGCCAAATTGCTTTGATGGCTTTTTGGGCAGGCGCCTTCACCTTGTTTGAGTTGTCTCGGTACAACCCAGATATTCCCTTGTATGAGCAAGGCCTCATTTGTATTCCTCAGTTGGCCCGTTTAGGCTGGGGCGTTGGATCCGGCGGTGTCATCGTTGACACCTATCCCTACTTCATCATTGGTGTTATTCACCTAGTAGGATGTGCCGTCTATGCAGCTGGCGCACTCTATCACTCAGTAAAAGGAGCAGCTGTGCTCTCTGATGCCGATGTTGAGCGGGCACAGAAATTTCACTTTGAGTGGGATGACACCAAAAAGTCTGGCTTCATTCTCGGCCATCACCTGATTTTCATTGGTGTTGCTTGTCTGCTTTTCGTGGGCTGGGCTGCAACCTACGGTATCTATGACCCCACCATTGGTGAAGTTAGGACAGTAGGCCCAAGCCTCAATATCGTCAGAATCCTTAAGTATGGCTGGGCTGTTCCTGGATTCAACCCTTTCTTAGTTGATAACCTTGATGACGTGATGAGCGGCCATCTATTCGTGGCAATCCTTGAGATTGCTGGCGGTATCTTCCACATTGTTGTTCCTCCGTTCGGCTTTGCCAAGCGAATTTACGTTCAAAATGGCGAAGGTCTACTGTCCTATGCCCTTGCGGGTCTAGCGGTAATGGGCTTCAATGCAGCTTACTTCACAGCCGTGAATGATGTTGCTTTCCCAGTAGAACTGTACGGACCTGTTCTAGAGGCAAAGCTTAGCGTTACGCCTTACTTTGCAGATACGCTCGAATTTGTAGGTGGCCATACTGCTCGCTTCTGGGTTTGTAACTTCCACTTCTTCTTGGCTTTCATGATGCTGCAGGGACATTTGTGGCATGCTTTGAGAGCAAGTGGCTTTGACTTTAACCGTGTCCCTCAAGCCCTTTCTTCTATTACAGCCGAGTAA